In the genome of Bdellovibrio bacteriovorus, one region contains:
- a CDS encoding THUMP domain-containing class I SAM-dependent RNA methyltransferase: MPQFFASTARGLVEPLEQELKDLGLQVTGKYIGGVFFESNWEGCYKANLQSRLASRILKPVLDFTAYQPEELYSQILRHDFTKYIKPTQTISIDASVSDSKMRDQRFVAMKVKDAIVDQFREKFGVRPDVDNENPSLRIHVRAIKNQFNVAIDTSGDSLFKRGYRKEVGDAPLKENLAAGLIKVSEWDQKSPIVDFMCGSGTFLIEAAMMALNIAPGLNRTRFGFQNWLNYDKGLWEQVVQEAMDAEKEVLDFKFYGFDIDNRVIKNAKDNAKRAGVDQVIEFKKESVATVEPPVEKGLIIVNPPYGARIGDEDNLRDVYRDLSFTLKHRFKGWDAWILSGNKELIADLKLKSTKKHFVFNGNIECRFLKYSMF; the protein is encoded by the coding sequence ATGCCTCAGTTTTTTGCCTCCACAGCTCGTGGCCTTGTAGAACCTCTTGAACAAGAATTAAAAGACCTCGGTCTTCAAGTTACCGGAAAGTACATCGGTGGCGTTTTCTTCGAAAGCAATTGGGAAGGCTGCTACAAAGCGAATCTTCAGTCTCGTCTTGCCAGCCGTATCTTAAAACCGGTTTTGGATTTCACGGCTTATCAGCCGGAAGAGCTTTACAGCCAAATTCTTCGTCACGATTTCACGAAGTATATCAAGCCAACACAGACAATCTCTATCGATGCGAGTGTGTCTGATTCTAAAATGCGTGACCAACGTTTCGTTGCGATGAAAGTGAAAGACGCGATCGTCGATCAATTCCGTGAAAAATTCGGCGTGCGCCCTGACGTGGACAACGAAAATCCATCATTAAGAATTCATGTGCGCGCGATTAAAAATCAATTCAACGTCGCGATCGACACTTCGGGTGATAGCTTGTTTAAACGTGGCTATCGTAAAGAAGTGGGCGACGCTCCTTTGAAAGAGAACTTGGCAGCCGGTCTGATCAAAGTTTCTGAATGGGATCAAAAATCTCCGATCGTCGACTTCATGTGTGGGTCTGGAACTTTCTTGATTGAAGCCGCAATGATGGCTTTGAATATTGCTCCGGGTTTGAACCGCACGCGCTTTGGCTTCCAAAACTGGTTGAACTATGACAAAGGCCTTTGGGAGCAAGTTGTTCAAGAAGCTATGGATGCGGAAAAAGAAGTACTTGATTTCAAATTCTATGGTTTTGATATCGACAACCGCGTGATTAAAAATGCCAAAGACAATGCAAAACGTGCGGGCGTTGATCAAGTGATCGAGTTCAAAAAAGAATCGGTAGCGACAGTAGAGCCTCCTGTAGAAAAAGGTTTGATCATCGTGAACCCTCCGTACGGTGCGCGTATCGGTGACGAAGACAATCTTCGTGACGTCTACCGTGATTTAAGCTTTACGCTTAAACATCGTTTCAAAGGTTGGGACGCTTGGATTCTTTCTGGAAACAAAGAGTTGATCGCTGATCTGAAATTGAAATCGACGAAGAAGCACTTTGTATTTAACGGCAATATCGAATGCCGTTTCTTAAAATACAGCATGTTCTAA
- a CDS encoding Mut7-C RNAse domain-containing protein: MNEKHTFLVDENLLGLVRWLRMMGFDTASFKALSDDELLKIAYHQKRILLTKDRLFFARMPENLGYLVQSEEPEDQLVEVLKHYRIMPDENALSRCFKCNTPIEEIDRDKVKDKVDAKTFSIYQTFFWCPHCQKVYWEGSHFTKMQNKVEEVRKACKLDE; encoded by the coding sequence ATGAATGAAAAACACACATTTTTAGTCGACGAAAATTTATTGGGTTTGGTGCGCTGGTTGCGCATGATGGGCTTTGATACCGCGAGTTTCAAAGCTCTTTCCGACGATGAACTCTTAAAAATTGCCTATCATCAAAAGCGGATTCTTTTAACTAAGGACCGCCTTTTTTTTGCCCGCATGCCTGAAAATTTGGGATACCTTGTTCAAAGCGAAGAACCCGAAGATCAGCTTGTTGAAGTTCTTAAGCACTACCGAATCATGCCCGATGAAAATGCTTTGTCTCGTTGTTTTAAGTGCAATACGCCGATCGAAGAAATTGATCGCGACAAAGTAAAAGATAAAGTCGATGCAAAAACCTTTTCTATTTATCAAACCTTCTTTTGGTGTCCCCACTGCCAGAAAGTTTACTGGGAAGGATCGCATTTTACAAAAATGCAAAACAAAGTGGAAGAAGTGCGCAAGGCTTGTAAGCTTGATGAGTGA
- the lpxD gene encoding UDP-3-O-(3-hydroxymyristoyl)glucosamine N-acyltransferase, giving the protein MITAEVIKDLNSSDLSFVSGSLQAVAQKVLPPEKADAQSLIFVSKKEQLESALQAQAPIIVAHKALQLPADSKTTFFQAANVQLAMAAILPLFDGKMNRFNQETKIHPTAFVHPTAHLGKNVGVGPFAVIGEQVKIGDGCTIGAHTVVEYFAEIGDHTILHPQVFIGASCMLGSYCEIHPHTTIGADGFSFAMTKEGTHKKIPQIGRVVIGNHVEIGANCAIDRAALTETRIGNGTKMDNFCHVAHNVVIGDNCVMAAGFKVAGSSTVGNNCMIGGDAAISDHVHVGDKVILAGRAGVTNDVTKPGAYGGYPLEPLRDSLKTLANKVHLTRIRKDLSRVMKHLGLNEEE; this is encoded by the coding sequence ATGATTACAGCTGAAGTTATCAAAGATCTAAATTCTTCCGATCTCTCTTTCGTATCTGGTTCGCTGCAAGCAGTGGCTCAGAAGGTTCTTCCACCCGAAAAAGCAGACGCACAAAGTTTGATTTTCGTATCGAAGAAAGAGCAACTTGAATCCGCATTGCAAGCGCAAGCTCCCATCATCGTGGCGCACAAAGCTTTGCAACTTCCTGCGGACTCTAAGACCACCTTCTTCCAAGCCGCGAACGTTCAATTGGCGATGGCAGCCATCCTTCCCCTTTTTGACGGAAAGATGAATCGCTTCAACCAAGAAACAAAAATCCACCCCACAGCCTTCGTTCACCCGACAGCTCATTTAGGAAAAAATGTGGGAGTCGGCCCGTTCGCGGTGATCGGTGAACAAGTTAAGATTGGCGACGGCTGCACTATCGGTGCTCACACTGTCGTTGAATATTTCGCCGAAATTGGCGACCACACGATCTTGCATCCCCAAGTCTTTATCGGAGCCTCTTGCATGCTGGGTTCTTATTGCGAGATCCACCCACATACTACGATTGGCGCTGATGGTTTTTCTTTTGCGATGACCAAAGAAGGCACTCACAAAAAAATCCCACAGATCGGTCGCGTAGTTATTGGAAACCATGTGGAAATCGGTGCAAACTGCGCCATTGACCGTGCGGCACTAACAGAAACACGCATTGGCAATGGAACAAAAATGGATAACTTCTGTCACGTTGCTCATAACGTCGTTATCGGTGACAACTGCGTGATGGCCGCGGGCTTTAAGGTCGCAGGCTCTAGCACCGTCGGCAATAACTGCATGATCGGCGGAGACGCCGCAATCTCAGATCACGTCCATGTTGGCGACAAAGTCATTCTTGCGGGACGCGCTGGCGTCACAAATGACGTTACGAAGCCGGGAGCTTACGGTGGTTACCCACTAGAGCCTTTGCGCGATTCCCTAAAAACCTTGGCCAACAAGGTTCATCTAACCCGAATCAGAAAAGACCTGTCCCGCGTGATGAAACACCTGGGCCTCAACGAAGAAGAATAA
- the infA gene encoding translation initiation factor IF-1, with protein MAKDDLVQIDGKVIDALAGGLYKIELDNKAIINAKLCGKMRRFNIRVVVGDRVSVGVSPYDPTHGLIMFRHK; from the coding sequence ATGGCAAAAGACGATTTAGTACAAATTGACGGAAAAGTAATCGACGCCCTTGCGGGTGGCCTTTACAAAATTGAACTTGATAACAAGGCGATCATTAACGCGAAACTTTGCGGAAAAATGAGACGCTTTAACATTCGTGTCGTGGTCGGTGACCGTGTTAGCGTGGGAGTTTCTCCTTACGATCCAACACATGGTCTGATCATGTTCCGTCACAAATAA
- a CDS encoding helix-hairpin-helix domain-containing protein — protein MDQALQSYLARIVPTVPAKSAQAVIELAAEGATVPFIARYRKEKTGNLDEVQIRAVIEGHETYNEIVKRKAFLIKEIGEQNNLTAEIQKRIELSWDLGELEEIYKPFKKKKKTKATIAREAGLEPLANWIWEMGHGLIKDDQTMEMKAKNFLNPAAKIQTYEEALKGAQDIIVEKIANDADLRAMVAKNYNEKGRIVSKAAKGFKPNSKYDMYKEFEEPVKNLMDAKNNHRYLAMRRGWQEEELSVDVKGDDEDILKSYEKFATSTPDNAIGDYLKQCARLALNVYVLPSVVNEVHRVLKEKADTDAINVFAENVRKLLLASPYGPKCVLGVDPGLRTGCKVALIDKSGAFISHTVLYTLGDDADRKAKALFGDVLKQIQIEAIAVGNGTAGRETESFLRKVLKDLGKNIPVVMVSESGASVYSASEAAREEFPDLDVTVKGAISIARRLQDPLAELVKVDPKSIGVGQYQHDVSQSQLKKSLEAVVESCVNAVGVDVNTASAALLSHVAGIGPALAKGIVEARKKTLFTDRSELLKVPKFSAKVFEQAAGFLRIPSGKQVLDSTGIHPERYQAVTDMAKDLGVSLTEIIGEGAKKLLAQRTKWAQLVGEFTFDDIVKELEKPGRDPRDPFKVFQFRDDIMEVKDLQEGMICPGIVTNVTNFGAFVDIGVHQDGLVHISALSHKFVDDPRKVVNPGDHVTVKVLKVDQVKNQISLTMKMDDAPEASAPRGERRPDQRSGGPRPAGGGRPQGGGRDQRPSGPPPKPANPFNNPFAALMNVPTNKK, from the coding sequence ATGGATCAGGCTCTTCAGAGTTATTTGGCTCGTATTGTCCCAACTGTTCCCGCAAAATCAGCACAGGCTGTTATTGAGCTTGCGGCAGAGGGCGCTACTGTCCCTTTCATCGCTCGTTACCGTAAAGAAAAAACTGGCAACTTGGACGAAGTTCAAATTCGCGCGGTGATCGAAGGTCACGAAACTTACAACGAAATCGTCAAGCGTAAGGCGTTCTTGATTAAAGAAATCGGAGAACAAAACAACCTTACCGCTGAAATCCAAAAGCGCATCGAGCTTTCTTGGGATTTGGGCGAACTTGAAGAGATTTACAAACCATTCAAGAAAAAGAAAAAAACCAAAGCGACTATTGCCCGCGAAGCTGGCTTGGAACCTTTGGCAAACTGGATCTGGGAAATGGGCCACGGTTTGATCAAAGACGATCAAACAATGGAAATGAAGGCGAAAAACTTCCTCAATCCAGCCGCAAAAATCCAAACATACGAAGAAGCGCTTAAAGGTGCTCAAGACATCATCGTCGAAAAAATCGCCAATGATGCAGATCTTCGTGCGATGGTTGCGAAAAACTACAACGAAAAAGGCCGTATTGTTTCTAAGGCGGCTAAAGGCTTTAAACCAAACTCTAAGTACGACATGTACAAAGAATTTGAAGAGCCCGTTAAGAACTTGATGGATGCTAAAAACAATCACCGCTACTTGGCGATGAGACGTGGCTGGCAAGAAGAAGAACTTTCTGTTGATGTGAAAGGCGATGACGAAGACATCTTGAAGTCTTACGAAAAATTCGCGACATCGACTCCAGACAATGCGATTGGCGACTACTTGAAACAGTGCGCTCGTTTGGCATTGAACGTTTACGTTCTTCCTTCGGTAGTGAATGAAGTTCACCGTGTTCTTAAAGAAAAAGCAGACACAGATGCTATCAACGTTTTTGCTGAAAACGTGCGTAAGCTTTTGTTGGCTTCTCCTTATGGACCGAAATGTGTATTGGGTGTCGACCCGGGTTTAAGAACGGGTTGTAAAGTGGCTTTGATTGATAAATCGGGCGCTTTCATTTCTCACACAGTTCTTTACACTTTGGGTGACGATGCCGACAGAAAAGCGAAAGCTCTTTTCGGTGACGTATTAAAACAAATCCAAATCGAAGCGATTGCTGTTGGTAACGGGACTGCGGGTCGCGAGACGGAATCTTTCCTAAGAAAAGTTCTAAAAGATCTTGGTAAGAACATTCCAGTGGTGATGGTTTCTGAATCAGGTGCCTCTGTGTACTCGGCTTCGGAAGCCGCTCGTGAAGAGTTCCCGGATCTGGATGTGACAGTGAAAGGTGCGATCTCGATCGCGCGTCGTTTGCAAGATCCTTTGGCGGAGCTTGTGAAGGTAGATCCTAAGTCTATCGGTGTCGGTCAATACCAACACGACGTCAGCCAATCTCAATTGAAAAAATCATTGGAAGCCGTGGTTGAGTCTTGCGTGAATGCTGTCGGCGTTGATGTGAACACGGCATCAGCGGCTTTATTGTCTCACGTTGCGGGCATCGGTCCGGCGTTGGCAAAAGGGATCGTTGAAGCTCGTAAGAAAACTCTTTTCACTGACCGTTCTGAGCTTTTGAAAGTACCAAAATTCTCTGCAAAAGTTTTCGAACAAGCGGCGGGTTTCCTAAGAATCCCTTCTGGAAAGCAAGTTTTGGATTCAACAGGTATCCATCCAGAGCGTTACCAAGCGGTGACGGACATGGCGAAGGATCTTGGTGTTTCTTTGACTGAGATCATCGGTGAAGGCGCTAAGAAGTTGCTTGCGCAAAGAACAAAATGGGCTCAGCTAGTGGGTGAGTTTACTTTTGATGACATCGTGAAAGAGCTTGAAAAACCAGGCCGCGATCCTCGTGATCCGTTCAAGGTTTTCCAATTCCGTGACGACATCATGGAAGTGAAAGACCTTCAAGAAGGCATGATCTGCCCAGGTATTGTGACGAACGTAACGAACTTCGGTGCGTTTGTGGATATCGGTGTTCACCAAGATGGTTTGGTGCATATTTCTGCGCTTTCTCACAAGTTCGTGGATGATCCTCGTAAAGTCGTGAATCCAGGCGATCATGTGACTGTTAAAGTTCTTAAAGTAGACCAGGTGAAAAACCAGATCTCTTTGACAATGAAAATGGATGACGCTCCAGAGGCTTCAGCGCCTCGTGGTGAAAGACGTCCTGATCAACGCTCTGGCGGTCCAAGACCGGCAGGTGGCGGCCGTCCTCAAGGCGGTGGTCGTGATCAACGTCCTTCCGGTCCTCCACCAAAACCTGCAAATCCGTTCAACAACCCATTTGCAGCATTGATGAACGTTCCAACGAATAAAAAATGA
- a CDS encoding TldD/PmbA family protein — translation MIVQPHILTKALDAALSTGADFADIFLEDTYSSQLSILNSKPEQAIVGQLYGAGIRLFFGHEIVYVTTNDLSEDGLVKAALNAAKSRGQGDAKKSMPLMQVPFDSIHTYGEKPWEMDRAKKLHWLNSVDQYSRARNSAVTQVEAGLNEKFQKVQIANSRGLMAYDERAYSRIRMESFVEHNGVKESASEDEGHMGTSEIYDQIDLRSLAEMAVDRAMMLTKADYAPAGEMPVVIDNAFGGVIFHEACGHGLETTSVAKDASVFCGKLGQKIAHESVTAIDDGTIENGWGSLNLDDEGNKTKKTTLIENGVLKSYIVDEMGARQTGYEATGSGRRQSYKYAPASRMRNTYIAAGKDKFEDMIRDVDYGLYAKKMGGGSVNPGTGDYNFQVGEAYIIRNGRIEEAVKGACLIGRGIDTLGKITKVSDDLKLARGMCGSVSGSIPAAVGQPQILVSSLMVGGRAK, via the coding sequence ATGATCGTTCAACCTCATATCCTAACTAAGGCTCTGGATGCTGCTTTGAGCACCGGTGCTGACTTCGCGGATATTTTTCTCGAGGACACTTATTCTTCTCAACTTTCCATTTTAAATTCAAAACCGGAACAAGCTATCGTGGGCCAGCTTTACGGCGCAGGCATTCGTTTGTTTTTCGGACATGAGATTGTTTACGTAACCACAAACGACCTTTCTGAAGATGGTTTGGTGAAAGCGGCATTGAATGCGGCAAAAAGCCGTGGTCAAGGGGATGCAAAAAAATCCATGCCTTTGATGCAAGTGCCTTTTGATTCCATCCACACTTATGGTGAAAAACCTTGGGAGATGGATCGCGCTAAAAAACTTCACTGGTTGAATTCCGTGGATCAATACTCGCGCGCGCGCAATTCGGCGGTGACTCAAGTCGAAGCGGGTTTGAATGAAAAATTCCAGAAAGTGCAAATCGCCAACTCTCGCGGTTTGATGGCTTATGACGAGCGTGCTTACAGCCGTATTCGTATGGAAAGTTTTGTTGAACACAACGGAGTAAAAGAAAGTGCCTCTGAAGACGAAGGTCACATGGGGACTTCCGAAATCTACGATCAAATCGATCTTAGGTCTTTGGCTGAGATGGCTGTGGACCGTGCGATGATGCTGACAAAAGCGGATTATGCTCCAGCGGGTGAAATGCCCGTGGTGATTGACAATGCTTTTGGTGGCGTGATCTTCCACGAAGCTTGTGGGCATGGATTAGAAACAACCAGCGTCGCTAAAGATGCTTCGGTCTTCTGCGGTAAGCTTGGACAAAAAATCGCTCACGAAAGTGTGACGGCGATTGACGACGGAACGATTGAAAACGGTTGGGGTTCTTTGAATCTTGATGACGAAGGAAATAAAACTAAAAAAACAACTCTGATCGAAAACGGTGTTTTGAAATCTTATATCGTTGACGAGATGGGTGCGCGCCAAACGGGCTATGAAGCGACAGGCAGTGGTCGTCGTCAATCTTACAAATATGCTCCGGCTTCCCGTATGAGAAACACCTATATCGCGGCAGGAAAAGACAAGTTTGAAGATATGATTCGTGACGTGGATTACGGTTTGTATGCAAAGAAGATGGGTGGCGGTTCGGTCAACCCGGGTACAGGTGATTATAACTTCCAAGTGGGCGAAGCGTATATCATTCGCAATGGCCGTATTGAAGAAGCCGTGAAAGGCGCTTGCTTGATCGGTCGCGGAATCGACACTCTTGGGAAGATCACAAAAGTTTCTGATGATTTGAAATTGGCGCGTGGTATGTGCGGCTCTGTCAGCGGTTCTATCCCGGCAGCCGTAGGTCAGCCGCAAATTCTTGTTTCCAGCCTGATGGTTGGGGGGAGAGCGAAATAA
- a CDS encoding TldD/PmbA family protein — MDAIKSNFEKIAHQARQDGAKVEMLLSGGESLSIGYQKKKLDAFESTQSQMAGFRVILGGNQGYAYTENLSEESLLRTYREALNNAKTVQKGEGFEVPLAKPVTHQTMNLFNPENIEMDKKMEIARLLEEKCLSKDARIQSVPYSNFDSSVSFKRILNSEGLDQEFKQTYYSGYAYPLAKEGESSKMGGEGFFARKFSDINIDQVVDEGVNNAVSRLGAQKLTTGKYAVVIDRTQFPMILAMINDYFSAKEVHEGKSLFDGKLGQKIASEKFQLLDDPFELRGSAVRPFDDEGSSSQKTVLFENGVLKNFLTNLEYSKKMSLPHTAHASRSPASQSSIAPTNLIVGKGTKSLQELLSSYDKVVHLKEFSGGLHAGFKESTGDFSMPAEGFLYENGKLVGAIDQFVMSGNVLELLRDIEELGNEYNKPGSSRICPDVLIKSLSFAGA, encoded by the coding sequence ATGGATGCTATTAAATCTAATTTCGAAAAAATCGCTCATCAAGCTCGTCAAGACGGAGCAAAAGTCGAAATGCTTTTATCCGGCGGCGAAAGTCTTAGCATTGGTTATCAAAAAAAGAAACTGGATGCCTTTGAGTCAACGCAATCTCAGATGGCCGGTTTCCGAGTGATCCTGGGTGGGAACCAAGGTTACGCTTACACAGAAAATCTTTCGGAAGAATCTTTATTAAGAACTTACCGCGAGGCTTTGAATAACGCGAAGACGGTGCAAAAAGGTGAAGGCTTTGAAGTGCCGTTAGCAAAACCGGTCACTCATCAGACGATGAATCTTTTTAATCCGGAAAATATTGAGATGGATAAGAAGATGGAAATCGCACGCTTGCTTGAAGAAAAGTGTTTAAGCAAAGACGCGCGTATTCAGTCTGTTCCCTATTCTAATTTCGATTCTTCTGTCAGCTTTAAGCGCATCTTGAATTCAGAAGGGTTGGACCAAGAGTTTAAGCAAACTTATTACTCTGGTTACGCGTATCCTTTGGCCAAAGAAGGCGAATCATCGAAAATGGGTGGCGAAGGTTTCTTTGCCCGTAAATTTTCTGATATCAATATCGATCAAGTTGTCGATGAAGGTGTGAACAACGCCGTATCAAGACTTGGGGCACAGAAACTGACGACCGGGAAATATGCCGTCGTGATTGATCGCACGCAATTCCCTATGATTCTTGCGATGATCAACGATTATTTTTCTGCCAAAGAAGTGCATGAAGGAAAGTCTTTGTTCGACGGCAAGTTAGGTCAGAAGATTGCGAGCGAAAAATTCCAACTGCTAGATGATCCGTTTGAACTTCGCGGTTCGGCGGTGAGACCCTTTGATGATGAAGGATCTTCGTCACAAAAGACGGTTCTTTTCGAAAATGGCGTTTTGAAAAACTTCCTAACGAATTTAGAATACTCTAAGAAGATGTCTTTGCCTCACACGGCTCACGCCAGTCGCAGTCCGGCTTCGCAGTCGTCGATTGCACCGACGAACTTAATCGTTGGTAAAGGGACGAAATCTTTGCAGGAACTTCTAAGTTCTTACGACAAAGTCGTTCACTTGAAAGAGTTTTCAGGCGGCTTGCACGCGGGCTTTAAAGAATCTACCGGTGATTTTTCAATGCCGGCCGAAGGTTTCTTGTACGAAAACGGGAAGCTTGTAGGAGCGATCGATCAGTTCGTGATGTCAGGCAATGTGCTTGAGCTTTTGCGTGATATTGAAGAGCTGGGGAATGAATACAACAAACCCGGCAGCTCTCGTATTTGTCCAGACGTTCTTATTAAAAGTCTTAGTTTCGCTGGCGCCTAA
- a CDS encoding LEA type 2 family protein, which translates to MKFWTLAFIFLSILTACSGKGLLGFAEKPEAKLENVYAKDTNLSGTTLVFVVNVQNPNRFDIEVEEVAYKVFVGDKQLTTSKTDKAIKVPASKDANIELPLPVKYGDLMGHVASILTSGELPYKIEGDAKFSFATIPFTKEGKVELR; encoded by the coding sequence ATGAAATTTTGGACTTTGGCTTTTATTTTTCTCTCTATTCTGACGGCCTGTTCGGGTAAAGGCCTTTTGGGTTTTGCTGAAAAACCCGAGGCGAAGCTAGAAAACGTCTATGCGAAAGATACAAATCTTTCTGGCACCACGTTGGTCTTTGTCGTGAATGTGCAAAATCCCAATCGCTTTGATATCGAAGTGGAAGAAGTGGCCTACAAAGTTTTCGTCGGTGATAAGCAGCTCACCACTTCCAAAACGGATAAAGCCATCAAGGTTCCCGCATCCAAAGACGCCAATATAGAACTACCATTGCCAGTAAAGTACGGAGATCTTATGGGACATGTGGCTTCTATTTTAACATCCGGCGAATTGCCGTATAAGATTGAAGGGGATGCGAAATTTTCGTTTGCAACCATCCCCTTCACTAAAGAAGGAAAAGTAGAGCTTCGCTAG
- a CDS encoding SDR family NAD(P)-dependent oxidoreductase — translation MKKKSSNKFAKYVGLGLLGYLAYDIVKGALRRFSLQGKVVLISGGSRGLGFVLANQLVEEGASVCLLARDEAELKKAQNLIQFNHPNSQVIYEICDSTKPEHAKHAVRKCVDHFKRLDVVINNAGIISVMPYVNATEQEFRDSLDVHFWAPFNIIEAARPYLMKDGGRIVNISSIGGRMAVPHLAPYCAGKFALAGYSKTLRAELMKDNIYVTTVFPGLMRTGSQGHAEFGGQHENEFAWFSISGSMPLLTVSAESAARQIIRALKYGKAELTISLPAKLAIGFQNLFPEIHADILSLANTLLPTPTANHTKKLGMDSHSAISPSAATRISEDAARRNNEQRF, via the coding sequence ATGAAAAAGAAATCATCCAACAAATTTGCCAAATACGTGGGTTTGGGACTTTTGGGGTATCTCGCTTATGACATCGTCAAAGGGGCGCTTCGTCGCTTCAGTCTTCAAGGCAAGGTGGTGCTCATTTCAGGCGGCTCCCGCGGCCTGGGATTCGTCTTAGCGAATCAGTTGGTCGAAGAAGGAGCTTCGGTCTGCTTGCTTGCTCGCGATGAAGCTGAATTGAAAAAGGCGCAAAACCTTATTCAGTTCAATCATCCGAACTCACAAGTGATTTACGAGATCTGTGACTCTACGAAACCCGAACACGCAAAACACGCCGTACGCAAATGCGTGGATCACTTTAAACGCCTGGATGTTGTCATCAACAACGCGGGTATTATTTCAGTCATGCCCTATGTGAATGCGACAGAGCAGGAATTTCGCGACTCGCTAGATGTTCACTTTTGGGCTCCGTTTAACATCATCGAAGCGGCAAGACCGTATTTGATGAAAGATGGCGGTCGCATTGTCAATATCAGCTCCATTGGCGGGCGTATGGCCGTTCCCCATCTTGCGCCTTACTGTGCAGGCAAGTTCGCGCTGGCAGGCTATTCAAAAACTTTGCGCGCGGAACTTATGAAGGACAATATCTATGTCACGACGGTTTTCCCTGGGCTGATGCGCACCGGTTCGCAAGGACATGCCGAGTTCGGAGGCCAGCACGAAAATGAGTTCGCCTGGTTCTCTATCTCGGGATCAATGCCGCTTCTGACGGTCAGTGCGGAATCCGCGGCTCGCCAAATCATTCGCGCACTGAAATATGGAAAAGCAGAGCTAACAATTTCACTTCCCGCAAAACTTGCGATTGGATTTCAGAATCTGTTTCCAGAAATTCACGCCGACATTTTGTCTTTGGCAAATACGTTGTTGCCGACACCGACGGCTAACCACACCAAAAAGTTGGGAATGGACTCGCACTCCGCTATTTCGCCATCCGCTGCGACAAGAATATCTGAGGATGCAGCTCGCAGAAACAATGAACAAAGGTTCTAG
- a CDS encoding HAD family hydrolase has protein sequence MQNVSHFSEQLQFLLTDIDDTLTDEGLLGPEAYTALWKLHEAGIHVIPVTGRPAGWCEMIARVWPVSGIVGENGGFYFRYHGKKMHRHFFFDEKTQSENRKKLNALEKEILQKVPGCDLASDQFCRLMDLAIDFCEDVPALPRTEVQKIVDIFHSHGAQAKVSSIHVNGWFGAYDKLTMSLKFLQKEFSVTADEAKKVCGFSGDSPNDEPMFAYFPHSFAVANIQNFIDQIKNKPTYVTQQRGGLGFTEIANAILKQK, from the coding sequence ATGCAAAATGTTTCTCACTTCTCCGAACAGCTGCAGTTTCTTCTGACTGATATCGACGACACTTTGACCGACGAAGGGCTTTTAGGTCCTGAGGCTTACACGGCTTTGTGGAAACTTCATGAAGCAGGAATCCACGTGATTCCGGTAACGGGTCGACCCGCAGGATGGTGTGAAATGATCGCCCGAGTCTGGCCCGTCAGCGGCATCGTTGGAGAAAACGGCGGATTTTATTTTCGTTACCACGGAAAAAAAATGCACCGTCACTTTTTCTTTGATGAGAAAACTCAAAGCGAAAATCGCAAAAAACTGAACGCGCTAGAAAAAGAAATTCTTCAAAAAGTTCCAGGCTGTGATTTAGCAAGTGATCAATTTTGTCGTTTGATGGATTTAGCGATTGATTTCTGCGAGGACGTCCCCGCCTTACCACGCACCGAAGTTCAAAAAATTGTGGATATCTTTCATTCACACGGCGCTCAGGCCAAGGTCAGCTCCATTCACGTCAATGGCTGGTTTGGTGCTTACGACAAACTCACAATGTCGCTCAAATTTTTGCAAAAAGAATTTTCTGTGACTGCTGACGAGGCGAAGAAAGTTTGCGGATTCAGTGGAGATTCTCCAAACGATGAACCGATGTTTGCGTACTTCCCCCACAGTTTTGCAGTAGCAAACATTCAAAACTTCATCGATCAAATTAAAAACAAACCCACCTATGTGACTCAACAAAGAGGCGGCTTGGGCTTCACAGAAATTGCCAACGCCATTCTTAAACAGAAATAA